GCGTTTTCATATCCTCTTTGGAGCCAAAGTGGATAGCGCCGGTTGGGCAGGTTTTCACGCAGGCCGGTTCCTGACCTACCGTGACCCGGTCAACGCACAGGGTGCATTTATACACCCGGTTGTCTTCCGGATTCAGGCGCGGTACGTCGAACGGGCAACCCGCGATGCAGTAGCCGCAGCCAATACACTGCTCGGACTGAAAATCGACGATACCGTTGGCATATTGAATGATAGCCCCTTCGGACGGACATGCTTTCAGGCAGCCAGGATCGGCGCAGTGCATGCAGCCATCTTTACGGATGAGCCACTCCAGCTTGCCGTTCTCTTCGACCTCGGAAAAGCGCATTACGGTCCATGATTTGGCAGTCAAATCCGCCGGGTTGTCGTAAACCCCGACGTTATGTCCTACTTCATCGCGGATATCGTTCCACTCTGAACAGGCTACCTGACAGGCCTTACAGCCAATGCAGGTGGTGACGTCGATAAGCTTTGCCACCTCCTGCTGGTGATCCCGCGCCTGAGGCGCGGGCGTGAAGCCGTTAGTTGCGGAACGGCGGATAATGTCTTGCGATTGATAAGCCATAATTCCTCCGTTACACCTTTTCCACGTTCACCAGGAATGCTTTAAATTCCGGTGTCTGGGTGTTGGCGTCACCGACAAACGGCGTCAGCGTATTGGCGATAAAGCCCTTCTTCGCTACCCCTTCGTAGCCCCAGTGAATAGGAATGCCGATAGTATCGACTTCCTTACCATCCACCTGTAGCGTGCGAATACGCTTAGTCACCACCGCCTTGGCTTTGATATAGCCGCGATTGGAGGAGACTTTCACCGTATCACCCTGGGCAATGCCGAGCTTATCGGCCAGTTTCTCGCCGATTTCAACAAACTGCTCAGGCTGCATAATGGCATTCAGCAGCGCGTGCTTAGTCCAGTAGTGGAAGTGTTCGGTCAGGCGATAAGTGGTACCGACATAAGGGAATTTATCGGCTTTACCCATCGTTTCCAGGTCGTCTTTAAACACCCTGGCAGCCGGGTTGGAGACAACGTTCGGGTGCAGTGGGTTGGTACCCAGCGGCGTTTCAAACGGCTCGTAGTGTTCCGGGAATGGCCCCTCCGCCATCTTATCGATAGCAAACAGGCGTCCCATCCCTTCTGGCTGCATAATAAACGGCCCTACGTCGCTGCCCGGTGCGGCGGCGCTGTAGTCCGGAATATCAATCCCCGACCATTTAGCCCCCGTCCATTTAAGCAGCTGGCGCTTCGGATCCCACGGATTACCCTGCGGATCTGCGGAGGCGCGGTTATACAGAATGCGGCGGTTGAGCGGCCAAGCCCACGACCATGCCAGAGTATTGCCAAGACCGGATGGATCGGCGTTATCGCGGCGAGCCATCTGATTACCTTCTGGCGTCCAGCTACCGGCGAAG
This genomic interval from Salmonella enterica subsp. enterica serovar Choleraesuis contains the following:
- a CDS encoding formate dehydrogenase subunit beta; translated protein: MAYQSQDIIRRSATNGFTPAPQARDHQQEVAKLIDVTTCIGCKACQVACSEWNDIRDEVGHNVGVYDNPADLTAKSWTVMRFSEVEENGKLEWLIRKDGCMHCADPGCLKACPSEGAIIQYANGIVDFQSEQCIGCGYCIAGCPFDVPRLNPEDNRVYKCTLCVDRVTVGQEPACVKTCPTGAIHFGSKEDMKTLAGERVTELKTRGYDNAGLYDPAGVGGTHVMYVLHHANKPNLYHGLPENPEISATVKFWKGVWKPLAAIGFAATFAASIFHYVGVGPNRAEDTEDNLEEEQDEVRK